GGTCGTGGTCGTTTCTTGGGACTGCATGGGACAGATCTCCTGAAGGTTGATCGCACGTTGGATGGCGCACGGTGTGCTCCCCACGCCGTCACGGCGCACGGAGACCATCCGATACTAAGCATCCGGACATGGGGCGCCCGACGTAACGGCCGTTACGCGGGACATTTGCCGATTCGACGTGTCGATTCGAAGGTTCTTGCCATCGCGTCACTGCATGAGGCGGCGGAAGAAGCCGATGCGGCGATATCGCTCGCCCGTGCGCAAGGCGCTGGGCTCCTGCCTGCGCAGGAACGACGTGAGGATGTTCCATGCGGACAGATAATCGTGTAGCAAGTCGTTCCTACGCAGGTGTATAGACCGGACACATAGCTGACAGGTGTGCCAGGACATGGTTTACACCTCGACCGCCAACCTGTGGCGGCCAGAGGCCCATCCCATGCCCTGGAAGGAAGCGTCAGTCATGAGTTTGCGTGCCGAGTTTCTCGCCCTGGCCCGGCGCCCGGACCAGCCCGTGGCGCCGCTGTGCCGGCGGTTCGGGATCAGCCGGACGACCGGCTATAAATGGCTCCGCCGGGAGGCGGCCGAGGAGCCGCTGGCGGACCGGTCACGTCGTCCGCACCGCAGTCCTGGGCAGACGGCGGCCGAGGTCCAAGCCCGCATCGTGGCGCTACGGCAGACCTACCCGCATTGGGGCGGGCGCAAGCTGGCCAAGGTGCTGGAACGGGAAGGTTGCGATGCGCCCGCGCCCAGCACGATCACCCACATCCTGCGTCGCCATGGCCTGCTGTGGCGCCCCACCGAGGCGGTGATCACGCCCTGGCAGCGCTTCGAGCACAGCGCGCCTAACGATCTGTGGCAGATGGACTTCAAGGGATCGGTGCCGGTGGGGGCGGGCCAGTGCGATCCGTTGACCGTGCTCGACGATCACTCCCGTTTCAACCTGGTGCTGGCCAACAACGCCGATAAGACAGGCCTGACGGTACGACGCCTGCTCACGGCGGCGTTTCGTCGCTACGGGCTGCCGTTGCGCATGAACATGGACAACGGCACGCCGTGGGGCGTGGGCAACGGCCCGGCACGCCATCTGTCGACCTTGTCGGTGTGGCTGGTGGAGCTGGGTATCCACGTGAGTTTCAGCCGTCCGTTCCATCCCCAGACCAACGGCAAGGACGAGCGTTTCCACCGAAGCCTGGACGTGGAGGTGCTGCGCGGCCGGGCTTTCCTCAACCTCAGGGAGCTGGGCCTGGCGCTGGATCACTGGCGGGAGATCTACAACCACGTGCGTCCGCACGAAGGCATCGGCATGGTCACGCCGGTGCCGCGTTACCGGATCAGTCCGCGCGCCTTTCCCGAGCGGATCGCGGCGTTTGAGTACGGCCCGGATGACTTGCGGTTACATGTCGACCAGCGAGGTCGAACCCAGCTGCTGGGCCATCCTCTGACGGTGTCGTCGGCCCTGAAGGCCCAGATCATCGCCGCCCGCCCGCAGGACGGGCAGGACGGCATCTATGACCTGTATTTCCGTCATCACTGGCTCGACACCGTCAACCTGCGAGACCTGGACTAAAGTGTCCACCATGTCCT
This window of the Luteibacter aegosomatis genome carries:
- a CDS encoding IS481 family transposase, whose translation is MPWKEASVMSLRAEFLALARRPDQPVAPLCRRFGISRTTGYKWLRREAAEEPLADRSRRPHRSPGQTAAEVQARIVALRQTYPHWGGRKLAKVLEREGCDAPAPSTITHILRRHGLLWRPTEAVITPWQRFEHSAPNDLWQMDFKGSVPVGAGQCDPLTVLDDHSRFNLVLANNADKTGLTVRRLLTAAFRRYGLPLRMNMDNGTPWGVGNGPARHLSTLSVWLVELGIHVSFSRPFHPQTNGKDERFHRSLDVEVLRGRAFLNLRELGLALDHWREIYNHVRPHEGIGMVTPVPRYRISPRAFPERIAAFEYGPDDLRLHVDQRGRTQLLGHPLTVSSALKAQIIAARPQDGQDGIYDLYFRHHWLDTVNLRDLD